The genomic interval TGATGGGGCCGGGCCCGATCAACGCCGACCCACGCGTGTTGCGGGCGATGTCCGCACCGCTGCTGGGCCAGTACGACCCGGCGATGACGGCCTACATGACCGAGACCCAGGAGCTCTACCGGCAGGTCTTCCGCACCGCCAACGACGCCACCCTGCTGGTGGACGGCACGTCCCGGTCCGGGATCGAGGCGGTGTTGGTGTCGCTGCTGGAGCCGGGTGACCGCGTGCTGGTCCCGGTGTTCGGCCGCTTCGGCCACCTGCTCAAGGAGATCGCCGAGCGGTGTCTGGCCGAGGTGCACGTGATCGAGGCGGAGTGGGGCACCGTCTTCGAGCCCGAGCAGCTGGAGGCGGCGATCGTCGAGGTCCGGCCGAAGGTGCTGGCCCTGGTGCAGGGCGACACCTCCACCACCATGTGCCAGCCGCTGGCCGACGTCGGGGAGATCTGCCGCCGGCACGGGGTGCTGTTCTACAGCGACGTCACTGCCTCCCTCGGTGGCAACGCCTTCGAGATGGACGGCTGGGGACTGGATGCCGCCACCGCCGGGCTGCAGAAGTGTCTGGCCGGCCCGTCCGGCAGTGCCCCGACGAGCCTGTCCGACGCCGCCGTCGAGGTGATCCGCTCCCGTAAGCACGTCGAGGCCGGGATCCGGGAGAGCTCCGACGATCTCGACGAGGAGGCCACGATCCGGCCGCGGATCCGGTCCAACTACTTCGATCTGGGGATGATCCTGGACTACTGGGGCCCGCGTCGCCTCAACCACCACACCGAGGCCAGCTCGATGCTCTACGGCGCCCGCGAGTGCGCCCGGCTGCTGGTCAACGAGGGCATGGGCACGGCGATCGAGCGGCACCGGCTGCACGGCGCCGCGATACTCGCCGGGGTGCAGGGTCTCGGACTGGAGGTGTTCGGCGATGTCGCGCACAAGATGAACAACGTGGTGGCGGTGGAGATCCCGGCCGGCCTCGACGGCGACGGCGCCCGCAGCGCGATGCTGCACGACTTCGGCATCGAGATCGGTACGTCCTTCGGACCGCTGCACGGCCGGGTCTGGCGGATCGGCACCATGGGCTACAACGCCCGGCACGACGCGGTGCTCGGCACCCTGGCCGCACTCGAGCAGGTGCTGCGCGGCGGGGGCCTGTCTCCCGTCCCCGGCGGCGGGGTGGCGGCCGCGAAGGAGGTCTACGCCGGATGAGCGCCCCGCTGTCCCCCGTCCCGACCGCGACCGAGGCCGGGATGCTCGACGGCCGGCTGGCACTGGACCGCTGCGACGAGCTCGCGACCATCTCCGCCCTGCCCGGCCGGATCGACCGCTTCTACCTGACCCCCGAGCACGCCCGGGGCAATGCCCTGGTGGCGCAGTGGATGTCGGCCGCCGGCATGACGGTGTGGCAGGACGAGGTCGGGAACCAGTGCGGTCGGTACGAGGGCACCGAGCCCGGGCTGCCGTCACTGCTGCTCGGCTCGCACCTGGACACCGTCCCCGACGCCGGCCGCTACGACGGCCCGCTCGGGGTGATGATCGCGATCGCCGTGGTGCAGCGGCTGCACGACCGGGGTGTGCGGCTGCCGTTCGCGGTGGACGTGCTCGGCTTCTCCGACGAGGAGGGCACCCGGTTCGGCACCGCACTCATGGGCAGCCGCGGCGCGGCGGGCACCTGGGACCCGGCCTGGTGGAACCTGGTGGACGACAACGGGACCGACCTGGCGACCGCGTTCCGCGAGTTCGGACTGGACCCGGCCGAGGTGGCCCGGGCCGGCCGCCGCAGCGAGGACGTGATCGCCTACCTGGAGGCGCACATCGAGCAGGGCCCGTACCTGGAGGACGCCGGCCAGCCGCTCGGCGTGGTCAGCTCCATCGCCGGTGCCCGCCGGTTCAACCTGGCGATCCTCGGCGAGGCCCGGCACGCGGGCGGCACCCCGTACGCCCGCCGCCGGGATGCCGCGATCGGCGCCAGTCACGCGGTGCTGGAGATCGAGAAGCTGGCCCGCGCCGCGGGTTGCATCGCCACCGTCGGCCGTTTGCAGGCCTATCCCGGCGGGGTGAACGTGATCCCGGGCCGGGTGGAGTTCAGCCTGGACCTGCGCGCCGAGTACGACGCCGACCGCGACCTGGTCTGGGAGAAGATCCACGACGCGATCCTGGCCCGTTGCGCGCGGCTGGGCCTGCGCTTCGTGGTGGAGGAGAACCACAGCGCGCCGGCGGTCTGGTGCGCGGACGACCTGCGGGCCGCCGTGCAGCACGGCATCAAATCGGTCGGCGGGGTCGAGCCGATGCAGATGTTCAGCCGGGCCGGCCACGACGCGATGGCGATCGCCGCGATCACCGGGATCGGCATGCTGTTCATCCGCTGCGAGGACGGGATCTCCCACCACGCCAGCGAGGCCGTCATGCTGGACGACGTCGCCGTGGCGATCGACGCCTTCGAGGCCACCGTGCTCGAGGTGGCCCGCCGGTACGCCTGAATCCCGACCGACCGACCGCAACGCACCCCGCCGACGCCACACCTGCTGCAGCAGCACAGCTGTCAGCGCGACGGCCAGCGCCAGGACGGACCGTCCAGCAGCCCCTGGTCCGCCACCGCGGTGCGACCGTCGGTCTTGATCAGCTCGGCGGCCGCCGTCCGCACGTCGAGAGCCTCGGCGGCGGCGGCGATCCCGGCGACCAGCGCCCGGGCGTGGGTGATCACCAGGACCTGGCACCGCCCGGCGGCCTGCGCGATCAGCGCGCCCAGCGCCGGCAGCAGGTCCGGGTGCAGGCTGGTCTCCGGCTCGTTGAGCACCATCAGCTCGGGCGGCCGCAGGGTGAGCAGCGCCGCCGCCCACAGCAGGTAGCGCAGCGTCCCGTCGGACAGCTCCACCGCGCGCAGCGGCCGCAGCACCCCCCGCTGCCACAGCTGCACCTCGAAAAGCCCGTCGTTGACTGCGATCTCCACGCGGCTACCGGGGAAGGCGGCGTCGACGGCCGCCCTGAGCTCCTGGTCGTCGCCGTTCTCCAGGATGGTCTGCAGGGCGGCGGCCACGTCGCTGCCGTCGGAGGCGAGCACCGGTGTCCGGGTGCCGGGCCGGGGGACCCGGGCCGGGGCGTGCCGGTCGGTGCGCACCGAGTCGTAGAACCGCCACTCCCGCAGGCGGTCGGCGAGCAGTACCGGTTCCGGGGCGCGGACCGGGTCGATGGCGTGGGTGAGGATGCTGCGGTAGGGCGCCAGGTTCCGGTGCAGCACCTGCAGCCGGCCGCGGTCGTCCTCGTCGCGTGCCCGCAGCAGCGGCCCGCCGCGCTCCACCAGGACGGTGGACGGCCGCAACACCGGTGCAGCCCAGATGGTCTCGTTCTTGATCTCCGGGTCCTGGACGAACTTCGTGCCGCCCGGCGGCGCCCCGACCGGCAGTCCGAAGTCGACCGCGTATCCGAGGTCCTCGCCGGTGAAGCCCAGACGGAGTGCGACCGGCGCCTTGCCCACCCGACCCTGGATCCGGCCGGACCGGTCCGCCACCCGGGCGCCGTCCGGACCGGCGTACAGCACCGAGCCGAGACCGCCCTCGGCCGCCAGCGCGCCGACCGCACCGTCCCTGGCCATCGCCGCGATCATTTGCAGGGACCGGTAGAGGCCCGTCTTCCCGGAACCGTTCGCCCCGGTGACCACCGTCAGCGGAGCCAGCGGCAGCACCAGGTCCTGCAGCGAGCGGTAGTTCTGCACCGCGACCGTGGTCAGCACCGTGCCACCGTAGGACCCGGGTCCGACACCCCGGGGTTGGCGGCGTCCCGAACATGTGGTTTCATCGCTGCATGGCCAGTCGAGAGTTTTACTTCGGGTACCGGACTCCGGTGCCCGTCAGCGGCTGATCCACGCCCACGACGACGCCCCGAGGTCCACCAGGACCCGGGGCGTTTTCCGTGCCGGGGCCGGGGGTCGGGGCAGAATGAGGAACGAGTCATGACCAGCAGCACCAGTGCCGTCCGCACCCCGGTCGGCGACCGTCCGGCCACCGGTCCGGCGGCGAGAGGAATGCGTCACGTGTCCGAGCCCGCTCCCCTGCCGGAGATCCCCGTCCCGTCCGACCAGGACGGCATCGACCTGCTCCGGGTCGAGATCGACGCCGCCGACGCGGAGATCGTCCGGCTGATCCAGCGCCGCACCGCGCTGTCGCAGGCGATCGGGCAGGCCCGCAAGTCGCTCGGCGGACCGCGGATCGTCTACAGCCGGGAGATGGCCATTCTCGACCGCTTCCGCGCCCTCGGCCCGGCCGGCACCGATCTCGGGATGCTGCTGCTGGCGATGGGCCGCGGAAAGCTCGGCCGCAAGTAGGCCCAGTTCGGCAGATGCCGCCAGGGCGCCGCCGGTCTCAGACCAGCCGGCGGTCGGTCGCCCAGCGGGAGAGCTCGTAGCGGTTGGACTTCTGCGTCTTGCGCAGCACCGCGGACACATGGGTCTCGACCGTCTTCACCGAGATGAACAGCTGGGCCGCGATCTCCTTGTAGGCGTACCCGCGGGCGAGCAGCTTGAGCACCTCGCGCTCCCGGGGCGACAGCATGTCCAGCTCCGGGTCGGTCACCGGTGCGGCGCCGGGCCGGTCGGAGAAGGCATCCAGGACGAACCCGGCCAGCCGCGGCGAGAACACCGCGTCCCCGCTCGCCACCCGCACCACGGCATCGGCGAGTTCGTTGCCGGAGATGGTCTTGGTGACGTAGCCGCGGGCGCCGGCCCGGATCACGTTGATCACGTCCTCGGCGGCGTCGGACACCGACAGCGCCAGGAACACCACCGACGGCAGGTCAGGGTGGACCTGTTCGAGCACCGCGCGCCCGCCGCCGTCCGGCATGTGCACGTCCAGCAGCACCACGTCCGGCGGGTCACCGACGATCCGGACGACCGCCTCGGACACCGACCCGGCCTCGCCGATGATGCTGATCCGGTCGTCCTGCAGCCGGGCCAGTTCGGCCTGCACACCCGAGCGGAAGAGGGCGTGGTCGTCGACCAGGAACACGCGCACGGGTCTGGTCGGCGGGACCACCGGGGTGGGTTCGGTCATCGGGCACCTTCCCGGGCCGCCGGCTGCTCGTCGCCCGCCGGTTCGGCACCGGGCACGCGAGAGACGGGCATCGACAGCTCGATCTCGGTCCCCGCGCCGGGCGAGGACCGCACGACGGCTCGTCCGCCGTGCCGTTCCATCCTGCCCCGGACCGATTCGGCCAGCCCGCGCCGGTCCGCGCCCACCGCCTCCGGGTCGAAGCCGGCACCGCGGTCACGGACGAACACCGAGGCGGTGCCGTCCTCGATCTCGGCGTAGACGCTGATGTCGGTCACCTCGGCGTGCTTGGCGGCGTTGACCATCGCCTCGCGGGCGGCGGCGACCAGGGCAGCCAGGTGCTGGTCCATTCCGGTGTCGCCGACGACGACCGGGGCGACCGCCACCGCATAGGTGTCCTCCACCTCACCCGCCGCCAGCGCCAGCGCCGCCGCGAAGGTGGTGTCCGGCGCCGCCGGCTCGGCACCCGGGGACGCGTAGCCCGCCGGCCCGTACAACCAGGTCCGCAGCTCCCGCTCCTGACCGCGGGCCAGCCGCTGCACCTCGCGCGGGTCGGCGGCCTGGCGCTGGATCAGCGCGAGGGTCTGCAGCACGGAATCGTGCAGGTGCGCGGCGATCTCGGCGCGTTCGCGCTCGCGGATCCGGCCCTGCCGCTCGGTGCCCAGGTCGCGGACCAGCCTGACCCACCACGGGATGGTGATGACCGCGACGCCGATCAGCGTCAGCAGCACCGCGATGAGCGCGGACCGCACCGCGGTGAAGTCGAGCTGGCCGAGGGCGAACACGGACAGGCCGCCGACCACCAGCAGGCAGCCGCCGATCAGCCGCCACCACCCGGACCCGCCCGGACCGACGATGCCCACGGCGGTGCGCCGCCACTTCGCCCGCCGGGCGTCGTCGGCCTCCCGCCAGATCAGCGCGGCACCGACCGCGGCCAGGCCGAGCGGGCCGAGCACCCAACCCAGCACCTGGCCCAGCCCGAGGGCGGTGGCGGCGATCATCAGCGCCAGCCCGACCGCGCCGATGCCCAGCGCCTGCCGCCGGTCGTTGCGGGAGCTGCGTTCCGGGGCCGCCGCCGAGGTGGCCGGCCGCTGCGGGACGAAGATCCACAGCAGGGCGTAGGCCAGCACGCCGGCCCCGCCCATCACCGCCATCAGCGCGAAGACCACCCGGACCCAGCCGACTGGCACCTTCAGATGGGTGGACAGCCCGCCGGCCACGCCGCCGATCACCGCTCCGTCGCGGGACCGGAACAGCTTCGGGATGCCGTCCGGTGTGGTCGGATCGGTGGGTAGCGGTGGCAGGGCGCCCGCCGATGGAGTGATGTCGGGAGCAATGGCGTCGGTGGCATCGGGGACGCCGGGGCCGGCCGGCCGGTGCGGGCGCCGCTGCCCGTCGACCGGTCCCGCGGCATCAGGACCCGACGGGTCGGAGCCCGGCACCGTCATTTCCGGCGCGGCGACCCCGCCCTCCCGCAGCTCCTGCTCGGTCCCACGGTGGGACGTCCCCCCGGTCGTCGGGTCAGGGATCACGTCCGGGGTCGTACCGGGGTGCCCCGGCCGGGCGCCCGGGTCGGGGAGTGCCGGCCCCTTCCGGAGGTCGACGGATCCGTCCGGGTCACCGTTCCGGCGCGGGGTGCCCGCCGTCCACTGCGTCGGGATCTGGTCCGCGGTGCCGGCCACCGCATCGTCGGAAGTCCTTCCCGCACCACGGGTCCCGGCCGGGTCCGGACCACCACCCGCGCGGTGCGGCATGCGGTGCCACCGCGGCAGCAGGCCACGGCGGTCGGCCGACCGGCCGCTGCTGCGCTGGCCCGACCCGGGCACGGAGGAGGAACTCACCCCACCAGGGTCACACGGGCGCGCGCGAAGGGGTATCCGGGAGGACCCCGGTTCGCCGAACCAGGGTGATCCCCGATGGTGCTCGGACCCCTCTCCCGGCCACTGTTGATGCCATGACCGACAGCTGGCCGCAGACCGGCCTCCCTCCCCAGGCATCCGGAACGGATCGCCGCAGCCGTCTCCCGCGGCGCTCGGCGGGTGACCGCAAGATCGCCGGTGTGGCCGGCGGCCTCGGGCGCGCCCTCGGCGTCGACCCGGTCGTCCTCCGGGTCGCGTTCGTCGTCCTCACCATCTTCGGCGGCTTCGGCGCGCTGCTCTACGTGCTGGGCTGGCTGCTGCTGCCGGACGAGCGCGACGAGGTCTCCGCCGCCGAGGCGCTGATCGGCCGCGGCCGGTCGTCCGTGCCCCCGGTGCTCGCCGTCGGCCTCGCGGTGATCGCCGCGATCAGCCTGATCTCGATCTTCTCCTGGGGCCTGCCGTTCTGGCCGCTGGTCATCATCGGCGCGATCATCGCGGTGAAGGTCGCCCGCCGCCGGAACCGGTTCGGCGGGGACTGGGACCAGCACGCCGAGCGGCGTGCCCGCCGGTTCGCCGAGCAGAGCGGCCGCTGGGAGCAGCGCGCCGACCAGTGGGCCTCGCAGATCGCCGATCACGCCGACCGGATGGCCCGGCACGCCGGCACCTGGGGCCGGCAGGCGGAGGAGTGGGTCGACCGGCAGGGCTGGAACAAGGGCGGTCACGGCTGCGGCCGTGGCCGGAACCGCGGCGCGAGCGTCACCGGCAACCGCGCCGGGTCGACCGACACCTCCCGGCCGGACTCGCCGTTCGACCAGCCGGCGTTCTGGGACAGCCCGCGGCCGACCGACCGGGTGCCCGGATCCGGCCCGACCCGGCCGGAGCCCCGGGACCGGGTGGACTTCTCGAAGAGCGCGCCGACCGCGGACGCCCCGTCCGGTCCGGAAGCGGCCCGCCGCGAGCCGTCCGTCGACGATCCGTACGGTGTCGCCGACCGCACCCCGCCCGCCTGGGACCCGCTGGGTGTCGCGCCGTTCGCCTGGGACCTGCCGGAACCGTCCTCGCCGCAGCCGACGACCGTGGTCCGCACCCGGCCCCGCGGGCTGGGCGCCGTCGGCCGGATCACCGTCGCGCTCGCCTTCCTGTCCGGCGGACTGATGACGGCCGGCATCTTCGCCGGCTGGTGGGCCCTGCCCTGGGCCGCGGTCACCGGCACCGCCCTCGGTGTGCTCGCGTTCGGGCTGCTCGCCTCCGCGCTGGTCGGCCGAGGCCGCTCGCTGATCCCCGCCGGGGTGTTCCTGTCCCTGGTCACGGTGGCCCTCGGGGTCACCGGGATCCACGGCACCGAGGGCTTCGGCCAGCAGGAGTGGCGGCCGACCTCGGTCAGCCAGCTGGAGGACGAGTACGAGCTGAACGCCGGGTACGGGCAACTGGACCTGTCGGCGCTGCAGATCCCGGCCGGCGAGACCGAGGAGGTCACCCTGGTGGTCCGGGCCGGGCACGGGGCGGTCGTGCTGCCGGCCGGCATCGGCGGAACGGTCACCTGCGAGGCGGACGCCGGCTCGGTGGACTGCCTGGGCGACCGGATCAGCGGCGTCGACCGGTCGACGACCCAGACCCTCACCGCGACGGAGGGCAACGGGAACCTGGACCTGACGATCGAGGTCCGGGCGGGCAACGCGGAGGTGACCCGTGGCTGATCAACAGCCCTCGCGCCGGGTCGACATCCTCGGCCTGATCTTCGGGGTGATCTTCCTCGGGGTGGCGGTCGGGTCCTTCGGCGGCAGCCCGCTCTGGCTGTTCTCCGAGGCCGGCAAGTGGATCGTCACCGGCATCATCGGCCTGATCGGCATCGGGTTCCTGATCAGCGCCCTCCCCCGGCGCAAGCAGGAGCAGCAGGCCTCCGGTCGCTGAACCTGTCGGCGATCCGCCCGCCGGCACGAACCTCCACCGCCCGCCCCGTCCGAGAACCCGGACCGGGCGGGCGGTGTCGTGTCGCGGTGTCCTGTCCGGTGCCCCGACCCACGGGCGGCATCGGACGTGCCCGGGCCCTCAGACCGGGCGGACCCGGCCGACGGCCCGCCGGGTCAGCGCCAGCGCCAGCACCCCGAGCACGGTGGCGACCAGCGCGGTGACGGCCAGCGCGCCACCGGTCGTCCGGTCGCCGATGCCGACCAACGGCGCGGTGACCGCGCCCAGCAGGAACTGCAGCGTCCCGATGAGCGCCGATGCGGCGCCGGCGGTCTCGCGGTGCAGCTCCATGGCCAGCGCGGTGCTGTGCGGCAGCGCGAGGCCGACCGAGGACACCATCA from Nakamurella alba carries:
- a CDS encoding AAA family ATPase; the encoded protein is MLTTVAVQNYRSLQDLVLPLAPLTVVTGANGSGKTGLYRSLQMIAAMARDGAVGALAAEGGLGSVLYAGPDGARVADRSGRIQGRVGKAPVALRLGFTGEDLGYAVDFGLPVGAPPGGTKFVQDPEIKNETIWAAPVLRPSTVLVERGGPLLRARDEDDRGRLQVLHRNLAPYRSILTHAIDPVRAPEPVLLADRLREWRFYDSVRTDRHAPARVPRPGTRTPVLASDGSDVAAALQTILENGDDQELRAAVDAAFPGSRVEIAVNDGLFEVQLWQRGVLRPLRAVELSDGTLRYLLWAAALLTLRPPELMVLNEPETSLHPDLLPALGALIAQAAGRCQVLVITHARALVAGIAAAAEALDVRTAAAELIKTDGRTAVADQGLLDGPSWRWPSR
- a CDS encoding pyridoxal-phosphate-dependent aminotransferase family protein is translated as MGPGPINADPRVLRAMSAPLLGQYDPAMTAYMTETQELYRQVFRTANDATLLVDGTSRSGIEAVLVSLLEPGDRVLVPVFGRFGHLLKEIAERCLAEVHVIEAEWGTVFEPEQLEAAIVEVRPKVLALVQGDTSTTMCQPLADVGEICRRHGVLFYSDVTASLGGNAFEMDGWGLDAATAGLQKCLAGPSGSAPTSLSDAAVEVIRSRKHVEAGIRESSDDLDEEATIRPRIRSNYFDLGMILDYWGPRRLNHHTEASSMLYGARECARLLVNEGMGTAIERHRLHGAAILAGVQGLGLEVFGDVAHKMNNVVAVEIPAGLDGDGARSAMLHDFGIEIGTSFGPLHGRVWRIGTMGYNARHDAVLGTLAALEQVLRGGGLSPVPGGGVAAAKEVYAG
- a CDS encoding allantoate amidohydrolase, with the translated sequence MSAPLSPVPTATEAGMLDGRLALDRCDELATISALPGRIDRFYLTPEHARGNALVAQWMSAAGMTVWQDEVGNQCGRYEGTEPGLPSLLLGSHLDTVPDAGRYDGPLGVMIAIAVVQRLHDRGVRLPFAVDVLGFSDEEGTRFGTALMGSRGAAGTWDPAWWNLVDDNGTDLATAFREFGLDPAEVARAGRRSEDVIAYLEAHIEQGPYLEDAGQPLGVVSSIAGARRFNLAILGEARHAGGTPYARRRDAAIGASHAVLEIEKLARAAGCIATVGRLQAYPGGVNVIPGRVEFSLDLRAEYDADRDLVWEKIHDAILARCARLGLRFVVEENHSAPAVWCADDLRAAVQHGIKSVGGVEPMQMFSRAGHDAMAIAAITGIGMLFIRCEDGISHHASEAVMLDDVAVAIDAFEATVLEVARRYA
- a CDS encoding PspC domain-containing protein, with protein sequence MSSSSVPGSGQRSSGRSADRRGLLPRWHRMPHRAGGGPDPAGTRGAGRTSDDAVAGTADQIPTQWTAGTPRRNGDPDGSVDLRKGPALPDPGARPGHPGTTPDVIPDPTTGGTSHRGTEQELREGGVAAPEMTVPGSDPSGPDAAGPVDGQRRPHRPAGPGVPDATDAIAPDITPSAGALPPLPTDPTTPDGIPKLFRSRDGAVIGGVAGGLSTHLKVPVGWVRVVFALMAVMGGAGVLAYALLWIFVPQRPATSAAAPERSSRNDRRQALGIGAVGLALMIAATALGLGQVLGWVLGPLGLAAVGAALIWREADDARRAKWRRTAVGIVGPGGSGWWRLIGGCLLVVGGLSVFALGQLDFTAVRSALIAVLLTLIGVAVITIPWWVRLVRDLGTERQGRIRERERAEIAAHLHDSVLQTLALIQRQAADPREVQRLARGQERELRTWLYGPAGYASPGAEPAAPDTTFAAALALAAGEVEDTYAVAVAPVVVGDTGMDQHLAALVAAAREAMVNAAKHAEVTDISVYAEIEDGTASVFVRDRGAGFDPEAVGADRRGLAESVRGRMERHGGRAVVRSSPGAGTEIELSMPVSRVPGAEPAGDEQPAAREGAR
- a CDS encoding PspC domain-containing protein, whose product is MTDSWPQTGLPPQASGTDRRSRLPRRSAGDRKIAGVAGGLGRALGVDPVVLRVAFVVLTIFGGFGALLYVLGWLLLPDERDEVSAAEALIGRGRSSVPPVLAVGLAVIAAISLISIFSWGLPFWPLVIIGAIIAVKVARRRNRFGGDWDQHAERRARRFAEQSGRWEQRADQWASQIADHADRMARHAGTWGRQAEEWVDRQGWNKGGHGCGRGRNRGASVTGNRAGSTDTSRPDSPFDQPAFWDSPRPTDRVPGSGPTRPEPRDRVDFSKSAPTADAPSGPEAARREPSVDDPYGVADRTPPAWDPLGVAPFAWDLPEPSSPQPTTVVRTRPRGLGAVGRITVALAFLSGGLMTAGIFAGWWALPWAAVTGTALGVLAFGLLASALVGRGRSLIPAGVFLSLVTVALGVTGIHGTEGFGQQEWRPTSVSQLEDEYELNAGYGQLDLSALQIPAGETEEVTLVVRAGHGAVVLPAGIGGTVTCEADAGSVDCLGDRISGVDRSTTQTLTATEGNGNLDLTIEVRAGNAEVTRG
- a CDS encoding chorismate mutase, with amino-acid sequence MTSSTSAVRTPVGDRPATGPAARGMRHVSEPAPLPEIPVPSDQDGIDLLRVEIDAADAEIVRLIQRRTALSQAIGQARKSLGGPRIVYSREMAILDRFRALGPAGTDLGMLLLAMGRGKLGRK
- a CDS encoding response regulator encodes the protein MTEPTPVVPPTRPVRVFLVDDHALFRSGVQAELARLQDDRISIIGEAGSVSEAVVRIVGDPPDVVLLDVHMPDGGGRAVLEQVHPDLPSVVFLALSVSDAAEDVINVIRAGARGYVTKTISGNELADAVVRVASGDAVFSPRLAGFVLDAFSDRPGAAPVTDPELDMLSPREREVLKLLARGYAYKEIAAQLFISVKTVETHVSAVLRKTQKSNRYELSRWATDRRLV